From Alphaproteobacteria bacterium CG11_big_fil_rev_8_21_14_0_20_39_49, one genomic window encodes:
- a CDS encoding poly(3-hydroxyalkanoate) synthetase yields MGLQKTSVSLVPANTGKEPEHITSPFGWWQDAWSYQIDTWQRSILFMDTLRQRAGNMMEHEKNGMPPLLDFKYELVMDARTFERPANYALLKITKVGDKCLEDCLDPNKPPVIIVDPRAGHGPGIGGFKRDSEVGIAMHEGYPVYFVMFYPEPMPHQSIADVLHALRKFVEEAKKLHSNKAPILYGNCQAGWMLTILAADCQGLVGPVVTNGSPLSYWANSEEGNPMQIMGSLSGGVWLARLFADLGNGELDGAWLVQNFEKLNPANTLWDKNYNLYSNIDTERERFLDFERWWNGYYRLSEEEITSTVANLFIGDKLERGELKLHEDCVVNLKNIKSPMLIFASEGDNITPPRQALHWIRQVYPATKDLKTAGQRIAYLINTHVGHLGIFVSAKVATLEHRAILEHISKLEAMKPGLYQMIIDNPTGNPDCRHDQYNVSFEERKIEDLCQSEPTTPFKKIREVSERNDQIYKATMRPWVQIFTNPLTAKVMRELHPMRFNKKIFSEQLNPFMWNVAWMAKIVSNNRLKAREDNVFEQAEHTASQQVAKFLDAYKENRDMILKGWFTALYDK; encoded by the coding sequence ATGGGATTACAGAAAACGTCAGTTTCTTTGGTTCCGGCAAACACAGGAAAAGAACCAGAGCATATTACCTCTCCATTCGGCTGGTGGCAGGATGCCTGGAGTTACCAAATAGATACATGGCAACGTAGTATATTATTTATGGATACCCTACGCCAGCGCGCCGGCAATATGATGGAACATGAAAAAAATGGTATGCCACCATTGCTGGATTTTAAATATGAACTGGTTATGGATGCGCGGACGTTTGAAAGGCCAGCAAATTATGCCCTGCTAAAAATTACTAAAGTTGGCGATAAATGCCTGGAAGATTGCCTTGATCCTAACAAGCCTCCTGTCATTATTGTTGACCCCAGAGCAGGACATGGTCCCGGCATCGGTGGTTTTAAACGAGATTCCGAAGTAGGCATTGCAATGCATGAAGGGTATCCCGTCTATTTTGTGATGTTTTATCCGGAACCAATGCCACACCAAAGCATAGCAGATGTATTACATGCCTTACGAAAATTTGTAGAAGAGGCAAAAAAACTTCATAGCAATAAAGCGCCTATCCTTTATGGCAATTGTCAGGCTGGGTGGATGCTTACAATATTGGCCGCGGATTGTCAGGGACTTGTTGGGCCGGTAGTGACTAACGGTTCGCCACTTTCTTATTGGGCGAACAGCGAAGAAGGCAATCCCATGCAGATTATGGGAAGCCTATCTGGTGGAGTATGGCTGGCACGTTTATTCGCCGACCTTGGTAATGGCGAGCTGGATGGTGCATGGTTAGTGCAGAACTTTGAGAAGCTGAATCCTGCTAACACTTTGTGGGATAAAAATTACAATCTATATAGTAATATTGACACTGAACGTGAGCGCTTCCTTGATTTTGAGCGCTGGTGGAATGGTTATTACCGTCTAAGTGAAGAAGAAATCACTTCTACGGTAGCAAACCTATTCATTGGCGACAAGTTAGAGCGGGGAGAGTTAAAACTGCATGAAGATTGTGTTGTTAATCTGAAAAATATCAAAAGCCCAATGCTTATTTTTGCCTCAGAGGGAGATAATATAACTCCACCACGGCAGGCATTGCATTGGATACGGCAAGTCTACCCTGCAACAAAAGACTTAAAAACCGCAGGACAGCGTATTGCTTACCTTATTAACACGCATGTTGGTCATTTGGGGATTTTTGTTTCGGCCAAAGTAGCCACACTTGAACACCGTGCCATACTAGAGCATATTAGTAAACTCGAAGCCATGAAACCCGGTCTATATCAAATGATTATTGATAACCCAACTGGCAACCCTGATTGCAGGCATGATCAATATAATGTGAGCTTTGAAGAAAGGAAAATCGAGGATTTATGCCAGAGTGAACCAACAACTCCTTTTAAAAAAATCCGAGAAGTTTCAGAGCGTAATGACCAGATTTACAAAGCAACCATGCGGCCATGGGTGCAAATATTTACCAATCCACTTACAGCGAAGGTTATGCGTGAATTACACCCGATGCGCTTTAATAAGAAAATATTTTCCGAGCAACTAAATCCGTTTATGTGGAATGTCGCATGGATGGCAAAGATAGTTTCCAATAATAGACTGAAGGCTAGGGA
- a CDS encoding enoyl-[acyl-carrier-protein] reductase FabI — translation MGILQGKKGLIVGIANDKSIAWGCAKAFHNAGTDLAITYLNEKAEPYVRPLAEQVQAPIILPLDVTDEEQMQALFKEIEQQWGKLDFFLHAIAFAPKEDLHAKVSECSKNGFLTAMDISCYSFIRMAYLAAPLMKDGGCMLTTTYYGGEKVVESYGVMGPVKAALESTVKYMAAEFGEKKIRVNALSPGPIATRAASGIANFDKLLVDAKNKSPEHELICTDCVGAYARFLVSDEARLVTGSIAYVDAGFNIMAG, via the coding sequence ATGGGTATATTGCAAGGCAAAAAAGGTTTAATAGTCGGCATTGCCAATGACAAATCCATTGCATGGGGGTGTGCCAAAGCATTTCATAATGCTGGTACAGATCTGGCTATTACTTACCTTAATGAAAAAGCTGAACCCTATGTACGTCCGCTTGCCGAACAGGTTCAAGCACCGATTATTCTACCGCTGGATGTCACGGACGAGGAACAGATGCAGGCGTTATTCAAAGAGATTGAACAACAATGGGGCAAGCTGGATTTTTTCCTGCATGCCATAGCTTTTGCACCGAAAGAAGATTTACACGCTAAAGTTTCCGAATGCTCTAAAAACGGTTTTTTAACAGCTATGGATATTTCCTGCTATTCCTTTATCCGCATGGCATATCTGGCAGCACCACTCATGAAAGATGGCGGCTGTATGCTTACCACCACCTATTACGGCGGTGAAAAAGTTGTAGAAAGCTATGGCGTCATGGGGCCAGTTAAAGCAGCTTTAGAAAGCACGGTAAAATATATGGCAGCCGAGTTTGGTGAAAAGAAAATCAGGGTAAATGCCCTTTCACCGGGGCCGATTGCCACCCGTGCTGCCAGCGGTATAGCAAATTTTGATAAATTACTGGTCGATGCAAAAAACAAATCACCGGAGCACGAGCTGATCTGTACCGATTGCGTCGGCGCTTATGCACGGTTTCTCGTGAGTGACGAAGCACGATTGGTAACAGGCAGTATCGCTTATGTTGATGCCGGATTTAACATTATGGCGGGGTAA